In [Mycobacterium] stephanolepidis, the genomic window TGGCTGCGCCGGCTGCACGAGGAAGTACACGTCACGACGGTGCTGGTGACCCATGACCAGGCCGAGGCCCTCGATGTCGCGGACCGGATCGCGGTGCTCAACAAAGGGCGCATCGAGCAGGTCGGTTCTCCTGACGACCTGTACGACCGTCCGGCGAACAGCTTCGTGATGTCCTTCCTGGGGCCGGTGGCCAAGCTGAACGGAATCCTGGTGCGCCCACACGATATTCGTGTGGGGCGCAACGCTGACCTCTCCCGCGCCGCGGCGGAGGGCACCGGCGAGACCACCGGGGTGACGAAGGCGACGGTCGGACGCGTCGTGCACCTCGGTTTCGAGGTGCGGGTCG contains:
- a CDS encoding TOBE-like domain-containing protein, yielding MSFLGPVAKLNGILVRPHDIRVGRNADLSRAAAEGTGETTGVTKATVGRVVHLGFEVRVELTSAATGEQFTAQITRGDAEALGLHEGDQVYVRVTRVPDLGDLAEVAS